One genomic window of Luteitalea pratensis includes the following:
- a CDS encoding P27 family phage terminase small subunit yields the protein MTLWTSSARDTLRSYCEALDLRDRLQAEIATAPLAHVVTTVDGAGQEQVALKAHPLVSQLRAVRLECRQHSIDLCLSPAAAVRTPSLPPETREPTKWERLTAPHAGTRGRRAIPRGV from the coding sequence GTGACCCTCTGGACGTCAAGCGCGCGCGACACGCTCAGGAGCTACTGCGAGGCGCTCGACCTGCGCGACCGCTTGCAGGCCGAGATCGCGACGGCGCCGCTCGCGCACGTCGTGACGACTGTCGACGGCGCCGGGCAAGAGCAGGTCGCGCTGAAGGCGCATCCGCTGGTCTCCCAACTCCGGGCGGTCCGCCTGGAGTGCCGCCAGCACAGCATCGATCTCTGCCTGAGTCCGGCCGCGGCCGTCCGGACGCCTTCACTGCCGCCCGAGACGCGCGAGCCGACCAAGTGGGAGCGGCTGACTGCGCCGCACGCTGGGACACGCGGCCGCCGTGCCATCCCCCGCGGCGTGTGA
- a CDS encoding type II toxin-antitoxin system RelE/ParE family toxin: MLPSLELSQYVDAAGRSPFDQWFGRLDDMAAARVTTSLTRLGTGNWSNVKVVGAGVFEVKIDFGPGYRVYLGKDGDRIVILLGGGTKKRQSRDIEVARDHWKQYKKRKT, translated from the coding sequence ATGTTACCATCGCTTGAACTCAGCCAGTACGTCGACGCTGCTGGCCGGAGCCCTTTTGATCAGTGGTTCGGCCGGCTGGACGATATGGCTGCAGCCCGCGTCACCACTTCGCTGACACGGCTCGGCACCGGCAACTGGTCGAACGTGAAGGTTGTGGGCGCAGGCGTATTCGAAGTCAAGATCGACTTCGGCCCTGGCTACCGCGTGTATCTCGGCAAGGACGGTGACAGGATCGTCATCCTGCTTGGCGGCGGTACGAAGAAGCGCCAAAGCCGAGACATCGAGGTCGCACGGGACCACTGGAAGCAGTACAAGAAGCGCAAGACGTAG
- a CDS encoding helix-turn-helix domain-containing protein encodes MTECGRAATLCQAREGHHLPRTSPFIISLTSAERRELEARARRYTSPYRDVIRAKIVLLAATGLGNDEIGARLDTPRQIVSKWRQRFHRHRLAGLDEQPRGGRPARFSPQPRRRGEADRL; translated from the coding sequence GTGACAGAATGCGGCCGAGCTGCTACCCTCTGCCAGGCAAGGGAGGGCCATCATCTGCCACGCACCAGCCCATTCATCATCAGTCTCACCAGCGCGGAGCGACGCGAGTTGGAGGCCAGGGCACGTCGATATACGTCACCGTATCGCGACGTGATTCGCGCCAAAATCGTCCTGCTGGCAGCGACCGGCCTCGGCAACGACGAGATCGGGGCCCGCTTGGACACGCCGCGCCAGATCGTCAGCAAGTGGCGCCAGCGCTTCCACCGCCACCGCCTCGCGGGCCTCGACGAGCAACCGCGCGGCGGGCGTCCAGCCCGCTTTTCCCCCCAGCCTCGTCGTCGAGGTGAAGCGGATCGCTTGTGA
- a CDS encoding transcriptional regulator, translated as MPLTTDFKDTVKARMERSSKFRRAMLREAIECLLSGDVDTGKAILRDYINGTIGFEELGDRTRTPAKSLMRMFGPSGNPQAKNLFEVLAKLQQAEGVQFQVR; from the coding sequence ATGCCGCTAACGACAGATTTCAAGGACACCGTGAAGGCACGCATGGAGCGTTCGTCGAAGTTTCGCCGCGCGATGCTTCGTGAAGCGATCGAGTGCCTTCTCTCCGGTGATGTCGATACGGGCAAGGCCATCCTTCGCGACTACATCAACGGCACCATCGGGTTCGAGGAACTCGGCGACCGGACGCGTACGCCCGCCAAGAGCCTGATGCGCATGTTCGGACCCAGCGGCAATCCGCAGGCCAAGAACCTGTTCGAAGTGCTCGCCAAATTGCAGCAGGCCGAAGGCGTTCAGTTTCAGGTTCGCTGA
- a CDS encoding zinc ribbon domain-containing protein, whose translation MRCAACGRGLTGRWSKGRSSYYAYYHCRPGCRGVNVTKAKLETLFEKELARLQPSAGYLRLLKESVLQIWKARKESARRRPRTR comes from the coding sequence GTGCGTTGCGCGGCTTGCGGCCGCGGCCTCACCGGCCGCTGGTCGAAGGGCCGGAGCAGCTACTACGCCTACTACCATTGCCGTCCAGGCTGTCGCGGCGTCAACGTGACCAAGGCCAAGCTCGAGACGTTGTTCGAGAAGGAGCTGGCTCGGCTGCAGCCGAGTGCTGGCTATCTACGGCTGCTGAAGGAGTCGGTCCTCCAGATCTGGAAAGCGCGCAAGGAGTCCGCCAGGCGCCGACCTCGCACGCGCTGA
- a CDS encoding S8 family serine peptidase, producing MKRICLVIVLLLLVSDVSAQGRRSVLIRAAQPHDSLVRAIEQAGGTVTHRFKHVKGIAAEVPDSAMGLIERLVGPDNVGRDELIPLPATTDPRGGSVDGEAEADDIVALDAGGVSIDPANYAFNAALTNVAPLHAAGQNGAGVVIAVIDSGFRPIKVHVAPSRIIAPGLNLVQGATEPPAISDLNEPHGTFVSGMAAANVAFCFSAAARFVVVAEFYGAAFAGPPCAATARLVPMVGSAPGASIFPIKVFPAGGGGAPTSRVIAAMEAAIDLRQKFDTGQADGLNIRVANLSLGGPTNAAARELDDEAVEALINADIVPVVAAGNEGHSSVTTGSPSTSFAALTVGSANDHRHEQIFRAQFSAPCGLASTPLEMVFACAQSYRPDTNVQISEFSSRGPTHDGRTDPDVVAVGSFNYSQSSGGATTVNFGSGTSYSTPTVSGIAAVLRQAVPGATARQVRRAIIESADASKVPTADANDQGAGFINAAAALALLQAGNAADSYDTAPFTRNLKANMERAGHKVYAGPTSLHFAGVRPAQVTDIPFVVSEKTEQLFVRIHSIAADLPLAQQNPFFTDDVFLKIQSSVVHNDDMRQGNVPFLPAGEERLYTFTRPEEGIWRISPAGDWTNAGTVSYTVDIWTSKETFPQHSAKAKIGNGESHVYTFDVPAGTAALETRLTWMNMNGNYPISDVDVILTPPSGPVVNSCNTNRTPELCVVTEPVAGKWTARVVGFSIPTFGVPTVGEHYTLRIAADDVVLNLEGK from the coding sequence ATGAAGCGAATTTGTCTGGTGATCGTGCTGCTTCTCCTCGTTTCCGACGTGTCGGCACAAGGTCGTCGTAGCGTATTAATCCGAGCGGCCCAGCCGCACGACTCGCTCGTTCGAGCGATCGAGCAGGCCGGTGGCACCGTCACCCATCGATTCAAGCACGTGAAAGGCATCGCGGCCGAGGTGCCTGATTCGGCAATGGGGCTGATTGAACGACTGGTTGGCCCGGACAACGTCGGCCGCGACGAGCTGATTCCACTCCCCGCTACGACCGATCCGCGCGGCGGCTCCGTCGACGGCGAAGCCGAGGCCGACGACATCGTCGCGCTCGACGCAGGTGGCGTTTCGATCGACCCGGCCAACTATGCCTTCAACGCGGCGCTGACCAACGTGGCGCCGCTGCATGCTGCCGGGCAGAACGGCGCTGGAGTCGTGATCGCGGTCATCGACAGCGGCTTCCGTCCCATCAAGGTCCATGTCGCGCCGTCGCGCATCATCGCCCCGGGCCTGAACCTGGTCCAGGGCGCCACGGAGCCTCCCGCCATCAGCGACCTGAACGAGCCGCACGGCACGTTCGTATCGGGGATGGCGGCGGCGAACGTCGCGTTCTGCTTCAGCGCGGCGGCCCGCTTCGTGGTCGTCGCGGAGTTCTACGGCGCGGCGTTTGCCGGCCCACCGTGCGCGGCAACTGCCCGGCTGGTGCCGATGGTCGGCAGCGCGCCCGGCGCGAGCATCTTTCCGATCAAGGTCTTTCCGGCGGGCGGCGGCGGCGCACCGACCTCGCGCGTGATCGCGGCCATGGAAGCGGCGATCGACCTGCGCCAGAAGTTCGACACGGGACAGGCCGACGGGCTCAACATCCGCGTGGCCAACCTGAGCCTCGGGGGGCCGACCAACGCAGCGGCACGGGAGCTCGATGACGAGGCCGTCGAAGCCCTGATCAACGCCGACATCGTCCCCGTCGTCGCCGCAGGCAACGAGGGCCACTCGTCGGTGACCACGGGATCGCCGAGCACGTCGTTTGCGGCCCTCACGGTGGGCAGCGCCAACGATCATCGGCACGAGCAGATCTTTCGCGCGCAATTCTCCGCCCCCTGCGGCCTCGCCAGCACCCCGTTGGAGATGGTGTTCGCGTGCGCGCAGTCGTACCGTCCGGACACCAACGTGCAGATCTCCGAGTTCAGCTCGCGCGGCCCCACGCATGACGGCCGCACCGACCCGGACGTCGTCGCCGTCGGGTCGTTCAACTACAGCCAGTCATCTGGCGGCGCGACGACCGTGAACTTCGGCAGCGGAACGTCCTATTCGACGCCGACGGTCTCCGGGATTGCCGCCGTGCTGCGGCAGGCGGTGCCCGGCGCGACGGCGCGGCAGGTGCGGCGCGCGATCATCGAGTCGGCGGACGCGTCGAAGGTGCCGACCGCCGACGCGAACGACCAGGGCGCCGGGTTCATCAATGCGGCCGCGGCCCTGGCGTTGCTGCAAGCGGGCAACGCGGCCGACAGCTACGACACCGCGCCATTCACGCGCAATCTCAAGGCGAACATGGAGCGCGCGGGACACAAAGTGTACGCGGGTCCGACGTCGCTCCACTTCGCTGGTGTCAGGCCGGCGCAGGTGACCGACATCCCGTTCGTGGTCAGCGAAAAGACCGAACAGCTGTTCGTGCGCATCCACAGCATCGCCGCGGACCTGCCGCTCGCGCAGCAGAACCCGTTCTTCACCGACGACGTGTTCCTGAAGATCCAGAGCTCGGTCGTGCACAACGACGATATGCGCCAGGGCAACGTGCCCTTCCTCCCCGCGGGAGAGGAACGGCTGTACACGTTCACCCGGCCGGAGGAGGGCATCTGGCGGATCTCGCCCGCTGGCGACTGGACCAACGCGGGCACCGTCTCCTACACCGTGGACATCTGGACCAGCAAGGAGACATTCCCGCAGCACAGCGCGAAGGCGAAGATCGGCAACGGCGAGAGTCACGTCTACACCTTCGACGTGCCCGCGGGCACGGCCGCACTCGAGACCCGTCTGACCTGGATGAACATGAACGGCAACTACCCGATCAGCGACGTCGACGTGATCCTCACGCCGCCATCCGGGCCGGTGGTCAACTCCTGCAATACGAACCGCACGCCGGAGTTGTGCGTGGTTACCGAGCCGGTCGCGGGCAAGTGGACGGCCCGGGTGGTGGGCTTCAGCATCCCAACCTTCGGCGTCCCGACGGTTGGTGAGCATTACACGCTGCGGATCGCAGCAGACGACGTGGTGCTCAACCTCGAGGGCAAGTAG
- a CDS encoding phage major capsid protein, translating into MEQNLLREMAIALDDQFFNGTGIAPELSGILTWPGVVSTPGAATLDNVAAAIARVEAAYASPTAIFISPANWSALRLERDGGATGGYVLQPDASAATRPVVFGVPVFITPHVGTSIVVADMRHVAVGVRDRVTVHYDPYRCSEFDQSAFRVTSRWAIAPLHPAAVQIITTGVEVRAEREKPGAAKK; encoded by the coding sequence ATCGAGCAGAACCTCCTGCGCGAGATGGCTATCGCGCTCGACGACCAGTTCTTCAACGGCACCGGGATCGCGCCGGAGTTGAGCGGGATCCTGACCTGGCCGGGCGTGGTCTCGACGCCGGGCGCCGCGACGCTCGACAACGTCGCAGCGGCGATTGCGCGTGTCGAGGCGGCCTATGCCTCGCCGACCGCGATCTTCATCTCGCCGGCGAACTGGAGCGCGCTGCGCCTGGAACGCGACGGCGGCGCGACTGGCGGCTATGTGTTGCAGCCGGATGCGAGCGCGGCGACGCGGCCTGTCGTCTTCGGCGTGCCCGTCTTCATCACGCCGCATGTGGGGACGAGCATCGTCGTCGCCGACATGCGCCACGTCGCGGTCGGTGTCAGGGATCGCGTGACCGTCCACTACGATCCGTACCGCTGCAGCGAGTTCGACCAGTCGGCGTTCCGCGTCACGAGCCGCTGGGCCATCGCGCCGCTGCATCCTGCCGCGGTGCAGATCATCACGACCGGCGTCGAGGTCCGCGCCGAGCGGGAGAAGCCGGGCGCCGCGAAGAAGTAA
- a CDS encoding recombinase family protein: MMRLHFVVVFNLTRFARDKYDHFALRSHLQSLGISLRSATEPVDDTSTGKLMEGVLAAFAQFDNDFARTARGPA; encoded by the coding sequence ATGATGCGGCTGCACTTCGTGGTCGTGTTCAACCTGACGCGCTTCGCACGCGACAAGTACGACCATTTCGCGCTGCGCTCGCACCTGCAGTCGCTGGGCATCTCGCTGCGGTCCGCGACGGAGCCCGTCGACGACACCTCTACCGGCAAGCTGATGGAAGGCGTGCTGGCCGCGTTCGCGCAGTTCGACAACGACTTCGCTCGGACCGCACGCGGGCCGGCATGA
- a CDS encoding diguanylate cyclase domain-containing protein, with translation MSSRPIALELAHGLPSHAADTRAALDGVVDDLVALLEAQFPAGPDFPADALRTRLSQSRERLRTSECAPDASGAGRRLIGDASQAYARLSAHASAREAEFTGVIRLLRELVDGLRGDAVAFRHDLIRSSERVADLTQLEDIRTLRRALNREVDQLRQCVQQGERQEAARLSRVAGDLRKVDETMAQATGIGEGSHGLLGRPALLRDLAAEPHAHASIVICRIDEAQAIVDGHGAPVLERVIIALAHLLKGSFGNDTRVYRSSTQCVAMLLPRSAARQLAQQVRKVQARVAPEYEYERNGVTRRVVFTFSSVIAHTPGRTASNGVDALARAETQAEGVKGLSQLQTESSGLERLVDWFSSAG, from the coding sequence ATGTCCAGTCGCCCCATCGCGCTCGAACTCGCCCACGGTCTCCCGTCGCATGCCGCGGACACGCGTGCAGCTCTCGACGGCGTGGTCGACGATCTCGTGGCGCTGCTCGAAGCACAATTCCCGGCCGGCCCGGACTTCCCGGCCGATGCCCTGCGCACTCGCCTGTCGCAGTCCCGGGAACGCCTCCGAACGAGCGAGTGTGCTCCGGACGCCTCGGGCGCCGGCCGGCGATTGATCGGAGATGCCTCGCAGGCGTACGCACGCCTGTCGGCCCACGCGTCGGCCCGCGAGGCGGAGTTCACCGGCGTCATTCGCCTCCTGCGCGAGCTCGTGGATGGTCTCCGCGGCGACGCGGTGGCCTTCCGGCATGATCTCATCCGCAGCAGCGAACGGGTCGCCGATCTCACGCAGCTGGAGGATATCCGGACCCTGCGCCGCGCCCTCAACCGCGAGGTGGACCAGTTGCGGCAGTGTGTCCAGCAGGGCGAACGGCAGGAAGCGGCGCGGCTCTCCAGGGTGGCCGGTGACCTGCGCAAGGTCGACGAGACCATGGCCCAGGCCACGGGCATAGGCGAAGGTTCGCACGGCCTGCTGGGCCGTCCGGCGCTGCTCCGCGACCTCGCCGCCGAGCCTCACGCGCATGCCTCGATCGTGATCTGCCGTATCGACGAGGCGCAGGCCATCGTCGACGGCCACGGCGCACCGGTGCTGGAACGGGTCATCATCGCGCTGGCGCACCTGCTGAAGGGGTCATTTGGCAACGACACGAGAGTGTACCGGAGCAGTACACAGTGTGTCGCGATGTTGCTGCCCCGGTCGGCGGCACGTCAGCTGGCGCAACAGGTGAGGAAGGTGCAGGCGCGAGTCGCGCCCGAGTACGAGTACGAGCGCAACGGCGTGACGCGGCGGGTGGTGTTCACGTTCAGCAGCGTAATCGCGCACACCCCAGGGCGGACGGCCAGCAACGGCGTCGATGCCCTGGCGCGGGCCGAGACGCAGGCCGAGGGCGTCAAGGGCCTGTCGCAGCTGCAGACGGAGTCGAGCGGGCTCGAACGCCTCGTCGACTGGTTTTCGTCGGCTGGTTAG
- a CDS encoding MFS transporter codes for MPATRARYRVVALATTLAMVTYLDRVAIGTLAPGIRRDLGLTAVEMGWVFTAFQFAYGLFEVPTGRWADRVGTRSVVARIVIWWSALTVATAAAFNYPVLLAVRFLFGAGEAGAWPCVARTFSRWIPRSERGRAQGIFFAGAHLVAGLTPGLIVGGGLLGSWWPGMLSVMSWRGVFVTFGLVGVVWVAVWLYWFRNDPSEHPAVNAEELDAIVAGRPREAAHPSGWAYWRELIRSRNMIALSVMYIPNCMIFYFCITWLPTYLLERHGFNISGMALFAGLPLLVSMPGDLLGGWLTDHLCSRYGLRVGRCVLGGVAYFVVGLCLIAAGHASSPVAAAGLIAIGTGLTMFTLGAAWGTAIEIGGSHVGVVGGTMNSIGNLVAMLNPLIVAYSVEWFANWDLPLYVMGVLFLIGAGCWAVIDPRRPVFAAAIRVP; via the coding sequence ATGCCGGCCACCCGCGCGCGCTATCGGGTTGTTGCGCTCGCCACGACGCTGGCGATGGTGACCTACCTTGACCGCGTTGCCATCGGCACGCTCGCTCCAGGAATCCGTCGAGACCTCGGGCTGACCGCCGTCGAGATGGGCTGGGTGTTCACCGCCTTTCAGTTCGCATACGGATTGTTCGAGGTGCCAACCGGCCGGTGGGCCGATCGGGTCGGCACGCGCTCGGTGGTCGCGCGAATCGTGATCTGGTGGTCGGCGTTGACCGTCGCGACGGCGGCCGCGTTCAACTATCCCGTCTTGCTGGCGGTGCGATTCCTCTTCGGCGCCGGCGAGGCGGGCGCGTGGCCGTGCGTCGCGCGTACGTTCTCGCGGTGGATTCCGCGCAGCGAGCGCGGACGGGCGCAAGGCATCTTCTTTGCCGGCGCTCACCTGGTCGCCGGCCTGACTCCTGGCCTGATCGTCGGCGGCGGCCTGCTGGGCAGCTGGTGGCCCGGCATGCTGAGTGTGATGTCCTGGCGCGGCGTCTTCGTCACCTTCGGCCTGGTCGGCGTGGTGTGGGTCGCCGTGTGGCTGTACTGGTTCCGAAACGATCCGTCGGAACATCCCGCGGTGAACGCGGAAGAACTGGACGCCATCGTCGCCGGCCGCCCGCGCGAGGCCGCTCACCCGAGCGGCTGGGCGTATTGGAGAGAGCTCATTCGCAGCCGGAACATGATCGCACTGAGCGTCATGTACATCCCGAACTGCATGATCTTCTACTTCTGCATCACCTGGCTGCCGACATATCTGCTGGAGCGCCATGGCTTCAACATCTCCGGCATGGCGCTGTTTGCCGGGCTGCCGTTGCTGGTCAGCATGCCGGGCGATTTGCTCGGCGGATGGCTCACCGACCACCTGTGCAGCCGTTACGGGCTCCGCGTCGGCCGCTGTGTGTTGGGGGGCGTCGCCTACTTCGTCGTCGGCCTCTGCCTGATTGCCGCCGGCCACGCCTCGTCGCCCGTCGCGGCGGCCGGCCTGATTGCCATCGGCACGGGCCTGACGATGTTCACGCTGGGCGCGGCATGGGGGACGGCAATCGAGATCGGCGGCAGCCACGTGGGCGTCGTCGGCGGCACGATGAACTCCATCGGCAACCTCGTCGCGATGCTCAACCCGCTCATCGTCGCCTACTCGGTTGAATGGTTCGCCAACTGGGATCTGCCGCTCTACGTGATGGGCGTGCTGTTTCTCATCGGCGCCGGCTGCTGGGCGGTCATCGATCCGCGCCGTCCGGTCTTCGCGGCTGCCATTCGAGTTCCCTGA
- a CDS encoding phosphatase PAP2 family protein, producing MHVLLVLLVPGCSPLAAQTNATPPPSIGAVVREMPRDLWRFISWDTGIVLGIGGGAAAIGHVWDDDLAGEIETNVRLNNAMEPGHTYGAFSVQALLGVGLYTGGWLAKEGRLATTGADIMRAQLLSQAYVQAIKYTVQRERPDGSNSVSFPSGHSASAFATASVLQRHYGWKVGVPAALAAGYVATARVHDNKHYLSDVIFGAAMGIAAQRTVTLHAGRYGMVLTPVAGGGRAGVLAVIRPR from the coding sequence TTGCACGTCCTGCTCGTGCTCCTGGTTCCGGGTTGCAGCCCACTGGCCGCGCAGACCAACGCCACACCTCCCCCTTCGATTGGCGCCGTCGTGCGGGAGATGCCCCGCGACCTCTGGCGCTTCATTTCGTGGGACACCGGCATCGTCCTCGGGATTGGCGGTGGCGCCGCCGCCATCGGACATGTCTGGGACGACGATCTGGCGGGCGAGATCGAGACCAACGTCAGGCTCAACAATGCGATGGAGCCGGGGCACACCTACGGCGCCTTCTCAGTTCAGGCGCTCCTCGGCGTCGGCTTGTATACCGGCGGGTGGCTTGCCAAGGAGGGACGGCTCGCGACCACGGGCGCGGACATCATGCGCGCGCAGCTCCTCAGCCAGGCGTACGTGCAGGCGATCAAGTACACCGTGCAGCGTGAGCGGCCGGACGGATCGAACTCGGTGTCGTTTCCGTCGGGTCACTCTGCCAGCGCATTCGCGACCGCGAGTGTGTTGCAGCGGCACTACGGCTGGAAAGTCGGTGTCCCTGCCGCCCTCGCCGCTGGGTATGTCGCGACCGCGCGCGTGCACGACAACAAACACTACTTGAGCGACGTGATTTTCGGAGCCGCCATGGGCATCGCTGCTCAGCGGACGGTCACCCTGCACGCCGGCCGCTACGGCATGGTGCTGACGCCCGTCGCCGGTGGAGGACGTGCTGGCGTGCTGGCCGTCATTCGACCGCGCTGA
- a CDS encoding recombinase family protein yields MRPTTNALKPPGDGTTLPSMAGAVVYIRVSTKEQTENLSLPTQLRACEEYCRREGLDVLERFREEGESAKTADRTELQRLLAFCRTNKGRVHFVVVFNLTRFARDKYDHFALRSYLQSLGISLRSATEPIDDTSTGKLMEGVLAAFAQFDNDVRSDRTRAGMKAALELGRWVFLAPLGYMNAPRAMGKSLIPDPERAPLVRRAVEEYATGRFTKQQLLQQVTAWGLRNRRGQPLSSQAIGMLLRNQLYAGIVDVAEYGVRGRRGDFEPLVSEDTFYRVQAVLSGHTPSLAPQLQGHPDFPLRGFVRCESCGRGLTGSWSKGRSSYYAYYHCRPGCRGVNVTKARLETLFEKELTRLQPTAGYMRLLKESVLQVWKTRKESARADLARAERQAEAIQKKLDRLDEAFLFERSIDIDVYDRHAEKLREELTLVRIDRHATELEELDVEGILAFAERVLPRAADLWVQASLAQRQRFQQLFFPEGMTFDGRDFVGTAVTARAFNYLQPIEEGNKRLVDLTGIEPVTS; encoded by the coding sequence ATGCGCCCGACCACAAACGCCTTGAAGCCGCCCGGCGACGGGACTACGCTGCCATCCATGGCCGGCGCCGTCGTCTACATCCGCGTCAGCACGAAGGAGCAGACGGAGAACCTGAGCTTGCCGACCCAGCTCCGGGCCTGTGAGGAGTACTGCCGCCGCGAAGGGCTCGATGTCCTCGAGCGCTTCAGGGAAGAGGGTGAGAGCGCCAAGACAGCGGACCGCACCGAACTGCAGCGACTGCTTGCCTTCTGCCGCACGAACAAGGGCCGCGTGCACTTCGTGGTCGTGTTCAACCTGACGCGTTTCGCTCGCGACAAGTACGACCACTTCGCGTTGCGCTCCTATCTGCAGTCGCTCGGCATCTCGCTGCGGTCTGCGACGGAGCCGATCGACGACACCTCCACCGGCAAGTTGATGGAAGGCGTGCTGGCGGCGTTCGCGCAGTTCGACAACGACGTGCGCTCGGACCGCACACGGGCCGGCATGAAGGCGGCGCTCGAACTCGGGCGCTGGGTGTTCCTGGCCCCGCTCGGATACATGAATGCGCCGCGCGCGATGGGCAAGAGCCTGATTCCCGACCCGGAACGCGCGCCGCTCGTGCGGCGGGCCGTCGAGGAGTACGCAACCGGACGATTCACGAAGCAGCAGTTGCTGCAGCAGGTGACGGCCTGGGGACTGCGCAACCGGCGCGGTCAGCCTCTCAGCTCGCAGGCGATCGGGATGCTGCTGCGCAACCAGCTCTACGCCGGCATCGTCGACGTGGCCGAGTACGGGGTGCGCGGCCGACGTGGGGACTTCGAGCCGCTCGTTAGCGAGGACACCTTCTACCGAGTTCAGGCCGTGCTGTCGGGCCACACGCCGAGCCTGGCGCCGCAGTTACAGGGGCACCCGGATTTCCCGCTGCGTGGCTTCGTGCGGTGCGAGTCCTGCGGGCGCGGCCTCACAGGCAGCTGGTCGAAGGGACGAAGCAGCTACTACGCCTACTACCACTGCCGGCCGGGCTGTCGCGGCGTCAACGTGACCAAAGCCAGGCTCGAGACCTTATTCGAGAAGGAGCTGACCCGGCTGCAGCCGACTGCCGGCTACATGCGGCTGCTGAAGGAATCGGTCCTCCAAGTATGGAAGACTCGCAAGGAGTCTGCCCGTGCGGACCTCGCGCGCGCCGAGCGCCAGGCCGAAGCCATTCAGAAGAAGCTCGACCGTCTGGACGAGGCGTTCCTGTTCGAGCGCTCGATCGATATCGACGTGTACGACCGTCACGCGGAGAAGCTGCGCGAGGAGCTCACACTGGTCCGCATCGACCGGCACGCCACGGAGCTCGAAGAGCTCGACGTTGAGGGCATCCTGGCGTTTGCCGAGCGGGTGCTGCCCCGCGCCGCAGACCTGTGGGTGCAGGCCTCACTGGCGCAGCGCCAGCGGTTCCAACAGCTGTTCTTTCCGGAGGGGATGACGTTCGACGGCCGCGACTTCGTTGGAACCGCCGTAACCGCAAGGGCGTTCAACTACTTGCAGCCGATTGAGGAGGGAAATAAAAGGTTGGTGGACCTGACCGGGATCGAACCGGTGACCTCCTGA
- a CDS encoding helix-turn-helix domain-containing protein: MNNIAHLRKGLSPGRKRKVAARAATIVAEDCSLLELRRAHKLTQQKMAEVLGIGQDGVSRLEQRSDLLISTLRDYVEAMGGKLLAGSGVPGPGASGPHRARAAG, encoded by the coding sequence ATGAATAACATCGCACACCTTCGCAAGGGGCTCAGCCCCGGACGCAAGCGGAAGGTCGCGGCGCGTGCAGCGACCATCGTTGCCGAGGACTGCTCCTTGCTGGAGCTGCGCCGCGCGCACAAGCTGACGCAGCAGAAGATGGCCGAGGTGCTCGGCATCGGCCAGGACGGCGTCTCCCGGCTCGAGCAGCGCAGCGACCTGCTGATCTCGACGCTGCGCGACTACGTCGAAGCCATGGGCGGCAAGCTTCTCGCTGGTAGCGGAGTTCCCGGACCAGGAGCCAGTGGTCCTCACAGGGCTCGCGCCGCTGGGTGA